TTTTTTTTTGCTGAAATTCAGATAGATTTTATAATCGCTTTTCTCAGAGACAACCTTGAAAATCTTTTCTTCTGAGGTAACCACTACAGGCTTTTCCTCCATCAGACTAAAAAGTGCATTTTCAGGATCTGGCATTTTCTCCTCATTTCTACTGATAGAGTTTAGCATAAAAAAGCCCAACTCTCTCATAATTTCTTCTGCATCAGGTTTGTATAGTTTTGTATATACAATTAAAGTGTCAGCTTGTTTCTCAGTCCTCAGGATTTCATATTTGTATTGCTTCCTTACATTTTTGGGGAGCTTTTTCTTAAGATAATTTTTTCTGTTTATTTCTCTTATAAACAGGTCTCTAGTTTTAATTTTTTGATCTTCTGCTGATAGAAGTTCATATGCATCATCAGGCTGGGATTCAATATAAGTTAAGTCAAGATAGTTTTTTACAACATCTTCCGGCTTTCTGTGACAACCGCTAAACCCCACAATATTTGATATTACAAAAAGTATGTATAAATAAAGCTGTATTTTTTTTTCCATAACTTTTAAAAATGACCAATCGCATTCTTCCTCCGTAACAGGAGAACTCTGAAAAAATAATTAATGTTAAAATATAATGTATCGTATTGAGAATTACACTGATATATAGTGGTCTATAGAGATTTTTTGGATAATCGAAAATATTTTAGTAGTTGGCTGGCAGGAATTTGAATTAAAAAAACTAAAAACTTGGGACGGGAGGTTCAAAATCTTAACTTTGCCCGATTATTTATTGGATAAATTGTAATTCGGAATCTAGAGGTAATGAAAATTTTAAAGTTTGGCGGGACTTCAGTTGGAACTGCAGATAGTATAAGAAAGGTAGTAGATATTCTACTTTCATATAAAAAAAAGAAGCAGGAATTTTCCGTAGTTTTTTCAGCAATGTCGGGAATTACCAATCAGCTGATTGAGGTAAGCAAAAAAGCTGCTGAAAGTGATGAAGACTATCATGCAATTCTTAAATCCATTGAGAATAAGCACATCAATGCGGTAAAATCGCTTATAGATATAAAAGTTCAGAGCAAAGTGGTGGCACATATCAAAATGCTTACTAATGAGCTTGAAGACCTGCTGCACGGTGTATTCCTTCTGAAAGAACTTTCACCAAGAACAACAGATCTTGTTGCGAGCTTCGGAGAAAGAATGTCAACTTACATTGTTTCCGAGTTTATGAAGCAATCTGGCCTAGATACTGAATTTTGCGATGCCCGCAAGCTGATTGTTACTGATAATAGTTTTGGAGCTGCGACTATTGACTTCAAAGCAACAGATAAAAATATAAAAGAGCATTTTAAAGCTACCAAAAAAATCCAGGCCATTACAGGTTTCATCAGTTCTACAGTTAAGGGGGAAACTACAACATTAGGACGTGGAGGCTCTGACTACACGGCTTCTGTATTTGGTGCAGCTTTGGGAGCTGAAGAAATAGAGATTTGGACGGACGTTGATGGTGTGATGACTGCAGATCCTAAGAAAGTTAAAGGAGCATTTACGCTTCCTGCAATTTCTTATGTGGAAGCAATGGAAATGTCACATTTCGGAGCTAAAGTTATTTATCCTCCTACATTACAGCCAGCATTTAACAAAAAAATTGCTATCTGGATTAAAAATACTTTCAATCCGGAATTTGAAGGCACCTACATAAGTGCTAAAACCAAAGCCAATGATTTCCTGATTAAAGGGATCAGCTCTATCCGTGAGATCGCATTGATCAGCCTTCAAGGTAGTGGTATGATGGGTGTACCAGGCGTTTCGGCACGTTTATTTGGCTCATTAGCTAAGAAAAAAATCAACGTTATATTAATTACGCAAGCGTCTTCTGAGTACTCAATCTGTTTTGCAGTAGAACCAAAGGAGGCAGAGTACGCAGCTGAATTGATCAATGAAGAATTTGCCAACGAAATTCAGGCAAAGAAAATTGACAACGCAATAGTAGAATATGATTTGTCTATCATTGCGATTATCGGTGAAAACATGAGAAATACACCAGGTATAGCAGGGAAGTTCTTTGCCTCACTTGGTAAAAACGGTGTTAACATTCGTGCAATCGCTCAGGGATCTTCCGAGTTAAACCTTTCTGTTGTAATTGGAGAGCATGATTTATCCAAAGCCTTAAACTCTCTGCACGAATCTTTCTTCCTGTCTGATATCCGTACATTGAATGTCTTTGTAGTAGGTTTGGGATTGATAGGAAGCACCCTTTTAAAACAGATACAAAAGCAGTCTTCTCAATTGCTTAAAGAAAGATTATTGAAGATCAATATCATTGGAATTGCTAACAGTAAGAAAATGTTGTTAGATGAAAATGGGATCAATCTGAAAGACTGGAATGGAAAGCTTGAGAAAGACGGAGAAAAGATGAAAATGTCTGCTTTCGTTGAGAAAATGAAAAGTATGAACCTTCAGAATTCCGTATTTGTGGACTCAACGTCTAGCAAAGATGTCGTGGAGCATTATGAGGATGTTCTTAACACAAGTATCTCTATCGTAACTCCCAATAAGCTTGCAAACTCAGGATTATATAAGGATTATCAAAAGATTCAATCTGCTGCATTTAAGCATGGGGTGAAGTTCCTTTATGAAACAAACGTGGGAGCAGGGCTTCCGGTCATCAATACACTGAAGGATCTTAAATATAGCGGAGATAAAATATTGAAAATTGAAGGTATCCTTTCAGGTACGCTTTCATTTATTTTTAACACATTCAAAGAAGGTACAAAATTCAGTGAAGTAGTTAAAGAAGCTAAGGAAAAAGGATATACCGAACCAGATCCGAGAGATGATCTTAACGGAATGGACGTTGCAAGAAAGATTCTAATATTGGCAAGAGAAGCAAATTATCCTTTGGAAATTGCAGATGTCAATGTGGAGAACATCCTTCCAGAGCCTTGCAGAAAGGCTAAGTCTATAGAAGATTTCTTTGTTCAACTTGAGAAGAACAATGATGTTTTCTCAGCAAGAAGAGATGAGGCTGCAAAGAAAGGTAATGTATTAAGATTTATCGCAACTCTTGAAAACGGTAAAGCAAGAGTGAGTCTTGAATCTGTTGGAACTACTCATCCATTCTACTCCTTAAGTGGAAGTGACAATATGATCGCTTTTACAACCGAGAGATATAAGGACAGACCTTTGGTAATTAAAGGTCCAGGTGCAGGGGCAGAGGTAACTGCTGCCGGCGTTTTTGCTGAGATTATCAGCATAAGCAATTATTTGAAAAGTTTTGTCTAGTATGAAAGATAGTATAAAAGTATTTGCCCCTGCTACAGTGGCAAATGTGGCATGTGGGTTTGATGTACTTGGCTTTGCGGTCGAGAATCCAGGGGATGAAGTAGTGCTTACTAAAAAATCTACACCTGGTGTAAAGATTACAACAATTACTGGGGATGAAGGAAGGCTTACGAAAGATGCAGAAAAAAATACCGTCGGTGTTGCTGTTTCCAGGTTCCTGAATCATCTTCAGTCGGATGCAGGTATTGAAATTACCTTGCATAAAAAAATGCCTCTTGGCAGTGGACTTGGTTCAAGCGCAGCAAGCGCAGTGGCTGGTGTGTTTGCAGTAAATCAACTATTAGGTATGCCGCTTAATCAGCAGGAATTACTTCCATTCGCAATGGAAGGTGAAAGAATTGCCTGTGGTAGCGCCCATGCGGATAATGTTGCACCTTCATTGCTAGGTGGTTTTGTTTTGATCAGAAGTTATGATCCACTGGATGTGATCAAAATTCCTACTCCGGCAAATTTATATTCTACCATTATTCACCCTCAGGTAGAAGTACAGACGAAAGATGCGAGGGAAATACTGAAAAAGCAGATCCCTTTAAGGGATGCAGTTACTCAGTGGGGAAATGTCGGTGGATTAATTGCTGGCCTTATGCTTTCAGATTATCAACTCATCGGAAGATCCATGAAAGATGTAATCGTAGAGCCCATAAGAGCAATTTTAATTCCTGGGTTTGAAGATGTGAAGCAAGCAGCTTTAGGTGCTGGTGCACTTGGCTGTGGAATTTCAGGTTCCGGACCTTCAATATTTGCACTTAGCACTTCAGAAGAAATTGCTTACAAAGTAGGCGGCGAGATGCAGAAAGTCCTTAATTCTATCAATATAGGAAGCGAAGTTTATATTTCTAAAATCAATAATTCAGGTCCACAAATACTGGACTAAAATTGTCAATATAAAATGAGATTATACAGTACCAATCGTTCTGCAGCCGAAGTATCTTTTAAAGAAGCTGTATTTAAAGGTTTGCCTGATGATAACGGTCTATTTATGCCGGTATCTATTCCTCAGTTGCCATCATCTTTTTTTGAGACCATTGATAACCTTTCTTTTCAGGAAATTGCTTTTCAGGTTACAAAAGCATTAATCGGAGATGAAATTCCTGATACAGATCTGAAGAAGATTATTGACGATGTACTTTCTTTTGATGCTCCACTAGTAAAAGTGGAGGATAATATTTCGGTACTTGAATTATTCCATGGGCCATCTCTTGCATTCAAAGATTTTGGAGCAAGATTTATGGCTAAGATCATGTCGTATTTCCTTCAAAAGGAAAAAAAGGAAATTCATATATTAGTAGCAACTTCAGGAGATACAGGCAGTGCTGTAGCTCAGGGATTCCTTGGTATGCCGGGAATAAAGGTTACTATTCTGTACCCAAGTGGAAAAGTAAGCGATATTCAGGAAAAACAGTTAACGACTTTGGGTCAGAATATTACTGCACTTGAAGTAAATGGTACATTTGATGATTGTCAAAGACTGGTTAAAGAAGCTTTCTTAGATAAAGAACTTAACAGCAAAATAAATCTGTCTTCAGCCAATAGTATTAACATAAGCAGATTGATACCTCAGTCATTCTATTATTTTTATGCTTATGCAAAACTGAAATCATTAGGGTTGCCAATTGTATTCTCTACGCCAAGCGGAAATTTTGGTAATCTCTGCGGAGGACTCATTGCAAAAAGAATGGGTCTGCCTATTCATAAATTTATTGCATCTACGAATGCGAATGATGTAGTTCCAGAGTTTCTGAATACTGGTATTTTCAGTCCTCGTCCTTCTGTCGCTACTATTTCAAATGCCATGGATGTTGGAAATCCTAGCAACTATGCAAGACTTGTAGAGCTTTACGGAAAGGATCTTGAAGCGATTAAGAAAGATATCTTTGGAACAAGATACAATGATGAGGAGACTGCACAGGCAATAGAAAAAGTATATAAAGCCGGCGGCTATATTATGGATCCTCACGGAGCCATTGCTTATCTTGGGTTAAAAGAATATTCCAAAACAACAGGTGAGAAATTTGCAGGCGTATTTCTGGCTACTGCTCACCCAAGCAAATTTATAGAAGTTGTTGAAGACATTATTAATAAAAAAATAGAACTTCCGGAGCGTCTTCAGGCGGTTGTCAATAAGAAAAAAGAAGCATTTCCATTAACTTCTGACTTCTCTGATTTGAAATCTTATTTGCTTAAATCAATGTAATTTTTACAAAGATTTAACATATTTTATAATACGGGCAGGTTTTAAGTAAAACCTGCCCGTATTTTTTTAATCTATATTATTCTCAATGCTTTTTAACTGAATTTTAATTTTGGACTTTTTGTTTTCTAATCAGCGCAGGATATAAAGAAGGCAAAAGCTTAAAACGCCTACAAGGTTACCCTCTCAGACATTATAAATCTTGTTTTAGTCTTTTTACGCCCTGTTGTAGGATAATTCCATTATTTAAATTTGTTATTCAGTGAGCGGTGTTGTACTAAATATAAAATCAATTCGAAAGCAAAAGGGAATAAGTCAGGAGTATCTAGCCTATCAACTAGGAATTGACTATTCAACTTATGGCAAAATTGAACGCGGAGCGATCTCTTTAACTGTAGATCGTCTGGAAAAGATAGCTTCCATTTTGGAAGTAACTGTTGAGGATATCTTTAAATGGAGAGCTGATTCTTCTGAAAAAGAAGATATTATGAAAGCATTGTCAGATCAGAAATTTATCAATGAGCAATTGATACAGGAAAATGAGCGTATGAAAAAGGAGGTTGATCTACTAAAACAGCAGTTATCTGATAAGGAAAAAATTATCTTTTTGCTTGAAAATAAGCTACATAAAGGAGAGAACTAAAAAAAGTCTCTCCTTTAAAAAATATTTTTTTGATGTAATTTTTTTGCCGATTTGTAGGGATCTATTAATTATTTTTTTAACTTTAGGGAAATTAATTACTTATTTTATGAATACAGGTACAATCAAATTCTTCAATGAGAGCAAAGGTTATGGTTTCATTAAAGATGAAAGTTCAAACCAGGAAATTTTTGTTCATGTAACAGGTCTAGAAGACAAAGTAAAGCAAAATGATAAAGTTGCTTTCAAAGTGGTAGATGGCAAAAAAGGCCTTAGCGCGGTGAATGTAAAGAAAATATAAATTATTTTATTTACAGAGGCAAAAGAACTTAACCCGTGGCAACGCGGGTTTTTTTATTTACTTTTTTGATGTCCTCCTCCTGCAAGACCTTAATTTTCAAATAGTAGATATATTTTTTACAATTATTTTCCAGTAGGTTACAATTTCTATTGAAATAGTATATACAATATGGTATTTTGCCTGGATTCTATATACTAAAACCAATTTTGGAAATGAATAAACCTTTATTAGTATTATTAATTTCAATTTCCCTCTTTGCGGCAAACCTCAGTGCAAAGGCCCAGGGTTTTACTACTCAGGATTATAAAAAGGCCCTATGGATGACAACCAGAATGTATGGTGGTCAAAGATCGGGAGAGAATAACTGGCTTGTTTCTGGTCATTTGCCGTCAGGTGTTGCAGAAAATCTTAGAGGAAAATGCTTTTCAGAGGACAAAGATACCGATGGCTATGACATCTCCGGTGGATGGCATGATTGCGGTGATCACGTAAAATATGGTCAGACTCAGTTTTATTCAGCATATATGCTGCTTAAGGCATATGCAGAGTTCCCAACAGGATATGATGATTATTATTCCTATACATATAATGGTTACAAAACTGCCGGAGACTGGTCCTGGGAAGGAAAAAAGCATGATCCGAATGGAATTCCGGACATTTTAGATGAGGTAAAGCATGCAACAGATTATTTTATAAAATGTACTCGAAATGCAACTACCTTTTATTATCAGGTAGGAAATAGTAATTACGATCATCAAGAATGGGTCACAGCAGTTAAAATGCAGACTTCTGCAGTAAACAAAGGTGGTCAGCAAAGGCCAGTTTATAAAAATCCCAATGATGCTTCCATGCCTTCTTTCTGCGGAGCTACATTAGCTTTAATGTCAAGAATGTACAGACCTTTTGATCCTGCTTATGCAGATTTGTGTTTGCAACATGCCTTATTTGCTTATACCTACGCTAAGGCGCATCCTGGAACAGCTGCAACAGGAGAAGGAGGATTCTACGGCGCAAACTATTCCTGGAAAGATGATTATGCGACTATGTGCACTGAATTATTTTGGGCAACCAATACTGAAAGCTATAAAACAGAAGCATTTGCATTTACTATTGCGGCCAACAATGCCTCTGCCTATGATATTTCCGGAAAAACTTATGGCTTTGACTACGAAAATAATGGAGACATAGCTATCTATAATTTAGCCTTGTTAGGTCGTACAAATGCAAAATCTACGTTTGGAACAATTGTTAATAGTTATCTTACAAATGTGCAAGCCGATGGCCAGTTTGCCGGAGGAAATACAAGCTGGGGACCGCTTCGTTATAATGCTAACACTGCCCTTATGGTGGCTCTTTGGCAGAAATTGAACGGAACTGATGCTACTCCTCATAAATTTATTTATGATAATATTGACTATATACTAGGAAAGAATTCATCGAATTTGTCATTTATAGTTGGTTTTGGGTCGAAATCACCATTGCATCCACATCATCGAAATTTATTTTTAAGAGATGATAATCCCACTGATGCAATAAAAATGACTTTCCCAATTCCTACAAAAAATAAACAAGCTGGCTATATGGTTGGAGGAACAAGAAATGCGGGCAGCTTCAGTGATGATCTTGTTAATGTCCTTCATACAGAAGGTGGAATAGACTACAATGCCTGTCTTGTCGGCGTCCTTGCATTTATCAACTCAAAACTTGATCCTGTAAATACAGCGAAATTTGGTAAAACAACTCCTGATTTAGGTGAAAATCAATCCATCTGTGGTAAGACAAGTCATTTGCTTCATTCAAAAGTGGCAATAGACAATGTTAAAACTTTTACCTGGTACAAGGATGGAGTTATAATCTCTCCTGCATCAACATCAAAAAATACTTTGACTGTTACTCAGGCTGGGGTTTACAAATGCAGACTTGATTCTCTTACATCTTGGTTTACTGAAGGTAGTGTTGAAATTCTGGGAGTATTGCCAGCGGTTAATCTTGGCGCAGACCAGGAACTTTGCAGTATTACTTCGGTAACATTGGATCTAGGGGTTTCCGGAACTGGTATAACTTACAGCTGGACAAAAGACGGTAAAGCAATCAGTAGTGCTACCTCCCAAAAATATACTGCTACTCAGGCGGGAACATATGTAGGAACGATAAGCGCGAGCGGATGTGCCTCAAAATCTGACAATGTAGTAATAACATCAAAATTGCTAAGTGTTGCAAGCGACACAATTTGTGAGGCTGGTAAGGCAAACCTTAAAGTAAATGCAGCAAGTGGTGTTTATGACTGGTATGATGCATCAACAGGAGGAAGTTCACTAGCTACAGGTTTAAATTATAGCCCTAGTATTACCTCTTCAAAAACATACTATGTTCAGGATGGTAATTCAATTTCAGCTAATGCTGGTCCATCTTCGACTTCCAATACTCTTGCATCTCCTCAAAACGGCGGATCTATTGGAATAAAATTCACAGCTTCAAGAGCTTTTACAATAACTCAGATGAAAATATTGCCTTTTGTATTCTCCTGCAATAATGGAGATTTGGTTAAGGTAATATTTGATTTGAAACAAAACGGTGTAGTTATAAAAAGTTTTGCTTCTGTTGGTATAGCATGCACAGGCACTCAGAGCAATGCTCCATTCAACACTTTCTATACATTCAATTTTGATACTCCTATAGAAGTTCCTAGCGCTGGTTCCTACGAACTTACTCCTCCTTCCAATCTTCCAAATGGTTATTCTCAGATTGTATGGTTTGAGAGTGGTGCAAATTTTTCAACTATGGATGCAGCTGGAGTGATGGATATCACAGATGATACAAGAGATGATAAAGCAACTTCTTTCCCTGGAATTTTTGATATCAAAATTCAGGCAGGGAATGCTTGTTCCAGAACACCTGTTTATGCAGTTATAGACGCTCAAAATCCAAACTGTGGAGTTGTTTCTTCAATAGATGGTTCTGTTTCAAATAAACTTGTAATATTCCCTAACCCCTCGTCTTCCGAGTTTATAATTGAAGCTCCGGAAAATTCTATGATAAGGATTTATGATGAGCTGGGAAGAATGGCATTTGAAGCAAATTCTAATGGAAAAACGACATTTGGAGAGCAACTAAGTCCAGGTTTCTATCACGTGGTTCTATTCCAGGAAGGAAAAATGATTAATTCCGGAAATATAATAAAGCAATAAATCTTTAATCCTTATTGCAAAAGAGCCTTTGATTTTATAGATCAAAGGCTCTTTTTATTTGTAAAATATAAATTGGCAGTGTTAGTGAATTATTTATTTTGCTGCGGGGTTATATAAGTGGTTGTGCGCAGCCGAAAGTTAAGGTTATTAATTCGGGAAGGCTCGGGAAACCGGGTTTTCCTGTTTTTTTATCTCTCAAATCCATGTTTGAGATCTAATTCATTCATACATTTGAAATGTCCCTTAGGGCACTGTTTATAACCAATTTTTGAACAAGGCCTGCAGTTTATATTATTATTCTCAAGAACATGATATTTAGTCTGATAAGGATACATTCCGAATTGTGGAACTGTATTACCCCAGATAGAATAGATCTCTTTTTTGAAGGCAGATGCTATATGCATCAATCCGGTATCGTGGCTTATTACAAATTTTGATTGTTGAAGGAAAGAAGCTGACTGGTTTAAGGAAAGTTGTCCGCTCAGATTTATAACCTGAAATGGCAAAGCTTTGCATGCTTCAGCAACAGAATCTCCTGTTGATTTATCCTCTTTCCCTCCTAAAAGAACAATTGGCATATTTTGCAAAGAGCATGCTTCAATAAGTTTTTGAAGTGGAAGTCTTTTGGTCGCATGTTGTGCACCTATCGCAAACGCTATGTACTTATCAGGCTCTAGCCCATAGTTTGGAAGGTTTACCTTGTCTTTGGATGGAATGAAATAATCAAGTCCTTTTGCATCATTGACTACACCTAATTTTTTAAGCGTTGCCATATACCTGTCAACTATGTGAAGGGAAGGCAATACATTAACTTTTAGATTGACCAGTAACCATTTTTTGAGGTTGAGTTTATCAAAAGTAAAAGATTTTTTTCCTAGTCTCCATTTAATGACTGATGTGCGAAGGTTGTTATGAAGATCAATGATATAATCATAGTTTTCTCTCTTCAGCTCATCTATCAGGTTGTTTAACGATTTATCAAGGTAAAAAACCTTGTCTATATAGGGATTGTCTTCAAAAAGAATTCTGAATTGACTTTTGGTGCAGTAATGTACCTCTGCCCCGGAAAGTTGTTGCTTTAAATTTCTTACAACAGGGGTCGTAAGCACTATATCGCCTATAGATGAAAATCGTAAAACCAGTACTTTAGGCATTAGTTGAAATCTTAGAGATGCTTTTCTTTTTGTTGAAATATTCTTCTGCTTCCTGCACACTTAGGGCATTAAAAGTCATTTCTTTCGTCAGGCCCGCTTTTCTTCCCACATGTACTCCATAATGCATATCCAGATATCCTTCCATTTCATGTGCATCAGGATTAATGCTGATCATGATACCTTTTTCCAATGCATATCTCACCCATTTCCATTCCATATCCAGTCTTCTCGGATGTGCATTGATTTCAATGATTACATTGTTCTCTGCACAGGCATCAATTACTTTCTTATGATCTATCGGATAACCTTCTCTTTTAAGTAATAGTCTGCCTGTCGGATGCCCGAGCATTGTTGTATAAGGGTTCTCGATAGCTTTAATAAGTCTTTCAGTTGCTTTGGCTTTATCCATTTTCAGGTTGGAATGGATAGAGGCAACAATAAAATCAAAAGATGCTAAAACGGAATCTTCATAATCGAGGCTACCATCATTCAGGATGTCTGACTCTATACCTTTAAATATCTTGAATGGTGCTAATTTTTTATTCAGCGCATCAATCTCTGCATGCTGTTCTGTAATACGGAACTCTTGAAGTCCATTGGCATAAAAAGCAGATTTGGAGTGGTCGCTTATTCCTAGGTATTCAAATCCAAGCTCCTTGCAATACTGAGCCATTTGTTCAAGAGTATGAACACCGTCACTATAGGTGCTATGATTATGTAGCGAACCTTTAAGGTCTTTGTATGTGATGAGCTCCGGGAGTTTGTTTTCTCTGGCTTTTTCTATTTCATCATATCCTTCACGAAGTTCAGGAACGATAAATGGAAAATTCAAGTGGGTGAAAATCTCCTGTTCGTTTTTAAAATCTTTGGAAGTCAAAAGTTGGAATAGATTGGAAGAATTTCCAAGGTCCGTTTTAAGATGTGATGAAGATGCAGAGTTAAGATATACAAAATTGCCGAAACGCCCTTCAGGACAGATTTTTATTTCAACCTTTAGCTCGGTTAAAAGATCTTTGCCTCGCCAAACAAATGGTCCTGATGCCTTTATATTTTGCTCAAGTGTTTTTATTCCGCTAACTGCATCAAATACTTTTTTCGGCTGGTTTTCACCGACTATTAGTTGGATTGTATCAAGCGTTTCAGCCTTTCTTTGAATATCTCCGGCAAGGGATACTTTCAGGTCTAATGAAGAAAGGTCTTTTTCAAGCTTCAAAGCAGTAGCTTCCGCTTCGGCAAACATCCACCTGTCTTTATGGGCAGAAGCAAAAAGTAGCTCCTTCTTTATGCTTTCCTGGGTTTTTTCACCGAAGCCTTTCAGGCTGGCAATTTTATTTTCATTGCAGGCATCGAGTAGTGCTTCAGTGGAAACGATATCAAGTTCTTTCCAGATGCTTCGTACTTTTTTAGGGCCGATTCCTTTTATATTTAAAATATCAATGACACCTTTAGGAGTTTGCGCCAATAAAGATGATAATTCGGGAAAAGTACCTGTAGCATTCAAATCCTGAATTTTTCCGGCGATACTTTTTCCGACCCCTTCTAGAGAAGCAAGTTCTTCTAATGAAAGTCCGGCTAAATCACCGGAGATTTTGTCAAGATTATATACCGCATTTTGATATGTTCTGATCTTGAAAGGATTTTCCTCATGAAGCTCCATTAATGAAGCTGTGAGTTTGAAGATGTTGATAATTTCCTGATTGCCCATTAATTCAAAATTAAAATAAAAATGAGGAGAAACCAATGAAGGTTTACGCACATAAATGTTTTTAAAGGAATTAGGGTTCCATCCGAAAGATTTTCTTTTGGGTTTAAAGGAAAAGGTTAATTTTGAGAGGAAATTTGTGAACTAAAAATGAATCACTGGCTAGTAAAATCAGAACCATTTAAGTATCCTTTCGAACAGCTTCAAAAGGATAAATCAACTTTCTGGGACGGGGTTA
The Sporocytophaga myxococcoides DSM 11118 genome window above contains:
- a CDS encoding glycosyltransferase family 9 protein — encoded protein: MPKVLVLRFSSIGDIVLTTPVVRNLKQQLSGAEVHYCTKSQFRILFEDNPYIDKVFYLDKSLNNLIDELKRENYDYIIDLHNNLRTSVIKWRLGKKSFTFDKLNLKKWLLVNLKVNVLPSLHIVDRYMATLKKLGVVNDAKGLDYFIPSKDKVNLPNYGLEPDKYIAFAIGAQHATKRLPLQKLIEACSLQNMPIVLLGGKEDKSTGDSVAEACKALPFQVINLSGQLSLNQSASFLQQSKFVISHDTGLMHIASAFKKEIYSIWGNTVPQFGMYPYQTKYHVLENNNINCRPCSKIGYKQCPKGHFKCMNELDLKHGFER
- a CDS encoding helix-hairpin-helix domain-containing protein encodes the protein MRKPSLVSPHFYFNFELMGNQEIINIFKLTASLMELHEENPFKIRTYQNAVYNLDKISGDLAGLSLEELASLEGVGKSIAGKIQDLNATGTFPELSSLLAQTPKGVIDILNIKGIGPKKVRSIWKELDIVSTEALLDACNENKIASLKGFGEKTQESIKKELLFASAHKDRWMFAEAEATALKLEKDLSSLDLKVSLAGDIQRKAETLDTIQLIVGENQPKKVFDAVSGIKTLEQNIKASGPFVWRGKDLLTELKVEIKICPEGRFGNFVYLNSASSSHLKTDLGNSSNLFQLLTSKDFKNEQEIFTHLNFPFIVPELREGYDEIEKARENKLPELITYKDLKGSLHNHSTYSDGVHTLEQMAQYCKELGFEYLGISDHSKSAFYANGLQEFRITEQHAEIDALNKKLAPFKIFKGIESDILNDGSLDYEDSVLASFDFIVASIHSNLKMDKAKATERLIKAIENPYTTMLGHPTGRLLLKREGYPIDHKKVIDACAENNVIIEINAHPRRLDMEWKWVRYALEKGIMISINPDAHEMEGYLDMHYGVHVGRKAGLTKEMTFNALSVQEAEEYFNKKKSISKISTNA